The Kitasatospora paranensis genome has a window encoding:
- a CDS encoding peptide chain release factor 3 — MSNEQSVPVVQILNEAGRRRTFAVISHPDAGKSTLTEALALHARAITSAGAVHAKGGRRGVTSDWMELERERGISVTSAALQFDHRGHVMNLVDTPGHADFSEDTYRVLSAVDCAIMLVDAAKGLEEQTRKLFAVCRHRGVPVITFINKWDRRGRDALTLLEDIETHLGITPVPVVWPVGVAGNLRGLVEAANTEEMLRYTKVPAGTHAALEERLTSDQAAEQEGEDWETALEELELVLSSGPGYDQEAFESGKISPVFFGAALTNIGVKLLLDAVVDLAPSPAPRPLANGGSREVGEEFSGLVFKIQANMDPAHRDRIAFVRVCSGMFERGMNVTRAASGRSFATKYASTVFGAERTVVDRAFPGDVVGLINAGALRVGDTLYTGRKAEFPPLPAFAPEYFGVARPKDISRSKQFRKGVSQLDEEGVIQVLVSDRRGDQAPVMAAVGPMQFDVVLHRMEHEFSCPITLDRLSYQLARVTDPQGAEELAKARLTDAEVLTRRSDEALLALFADKWHLSAFQRAKPDIMLRPLIATAD; from the coding sequence GTGAGCAACGAGCAGTCCGTCCCGGTCGTCCAGATCCTCAACGAGGCCGGCCGCCGCCGCACCTTCGCGGTGATCAGCCACCCCGACGCGGGCAAGTCCACCCTCACCGAGGCGCTGGCGCTGCACGCCCGGGCGATCACCTCGGCGGGCGCGGTGCACGCCAAGGGCGGCCGTCGTGGCGTGACCAGCGACTGGATGGAACTGGAGCGCGAGCGCGGCATCTCGGTGACGTCGGCGGCGCTCCAGTTCGACCACCGCGGCCACGTGATGAACCTGGTCGACACCCCCGGCCACGCCGACTTCTCCGAGGACACCTACCGGGTGCTCTCCGCGGTCGACTGCGCGATCATGCTGGTCGACGCGGCGAAGGGCCTGGAGGAGCAGACCCGCAAGCTCTTCGCGGTCTGCCGCCACCGCGGTGTGCCGGTGATCACCTTCATCAACAAGTGGGACCGCCGCGGCCGCGACGCGCTCACCCTGCTCGAGGACATCGAGACCCACCTGGGCATCACGCCGGTGCCGGTGGTCTGGCCGGTCGGCGTCGCGGGCAACCTGCGGGGCCTGGTCGAGGCGGCGAACACCGAGGAGATGCTCCGCTACACCAAGGTGCCCGCCGGTACGCACGCCGCGCTGGAGGAGCGCCTGACCTCCGACCAGGCCGCCGAGCAGGAGGGCGAGGACTGGGAGACCGCCCTGGAGGAGCTGGAGCTGGTGCTCTCCTCCGGCCCCGGGTACGACCAGGAGGCGTTCGAGAGCGGCAAGATCAGCCCGGTGTTCTTCGGTGCCGCGCTGACCAACATCGGTGTGAAGCTGCTGCTGGACGCCGTGGTGGACCTGGCCCCGTCGCCCGCGCCCCGTCCGCTGGCCAACGGCGGCAGCCGTGAGGTCGGCGAGGAGTTCTCCGGCCTGGTGTTCAAGATCCAGGCGAACATGGACCCGGCGCACCGCGACCGGATCGCGTTCGTCCGGGTCTGCTCCGGCATGTTCGAGCGCGGCATGAACGTGACCCGTGCGGCCAGCGGCCGGTCGTTCGCGACGAAGTACGCGTCCACCGTCTTCGGTGCCGAGCGCACGGTCGTCGACCGGGCCTTCCCCGGCGACGTGGTCGGCCTGATCAACGCGGGCGCGCTGCGGGTCGGCGACACGCTCTACACCGGCCGGAAGGCCGAGTTCCCGCCGCTGCCGGCGTTCGCCCCGGAGTACTTCGGGGTGGCCCGGCCGAAGGACATCAGCCGGTCCAAGCAGTTCCGCAAGGGCGTCTCCCAGCTGGACGAGGAGGGCGTGATCCAGGTGCTGGTCTCCGACCGCCGCGGCGACCAGGCGCCGGTGATGGCCGCGGTCGGTCCGATGCAGTTCGATGTCGTGCTGCACCGCATGGAGCACGAGTTCTCCTGCCCGATCACCCTCGACCGGCTCTCCTACCAGCTTGCCCGGGTCACCGACCCGCAGGGCGCGGAGGAGCTGGCCAAGGCCCGTCTCACCGACGCCGAGGTGCTCACCCGCCGCTCGGACGAGGCGCTGCTGGCGCTGTTCGCCGACAAGTGGCACCTGAGCGCCTTCCAGCGCGCCAAGCCCGACATCATGCTCCGGCCGCTCATCGCCACCGCGGACTGA
- a CDS encoding MbtH family protein codes for MSDSDGIGYLVVHNEEEQFSIWRADRELPAGWQAEGTAGSRQECLDHIGLIWTDMRPLSLRRRMAEAGA; via the coding sequence ATGAGCGACAGTGACGGGATCGGCTACCTGGTGGTGCACAACGAGGAGGAGCAGTTCTCCATCTGGCGGGCGGACCGCGAGCTGCCCGCCGGATGGCAGGCCGAGGGCACCGCAGGCTCCCGGCAGGAGTGCCTGGACCACATCGGCCTGATCTGGACGGACATGCGGCCGCTCAGCCTGCGCCGGCGGATGGCCGAGGCCGGCGCCTGA
- a CDS encoding lantibiotic dehydratase — MLNGRTGPIASPEPRRTPWKEFRHVGHPRERASARRGWRLWEHFALRGPGFPAEGVLRLAPPGLALEADKFGPQEALAGPEWDAFRDTFATAAVHSAELLQEIAAMPRFRAAVAWQNPAVLRTGIKPFLDWTPTAAGRTSMPRQREELVAHYWQRFCVKNDTIGFFGPVGWGRWDLATRGVTVDPGTGFLADSQVYFASWAIDALAKALAEDPALMAWIPPSRVSFVRVADGAVRLPGRPPQEISDADRAVLELCDGTRTVAAIAASLGTDPADTADAVRRLATRRWAHWRLDVPAGTHPERALRAVLDRIADPAVREPALAKLAVLERGRDAVRDAALDADALTTALGALEADFARLTATDAQRAKGERTAPCRGLVYSDARRAATATVGTAVLDELAPLELCLTAARWMTNRFAEAVGARIRAVHQRLSAAGGPVDLGSLWLECLPSPHPEAAGDMAAVQAELRTRWARILQVPEGARRVRRTAAELADLVREEFAEPGAGWSLARYVSPDVLVLAEDRQAVERGEFELVLGEMHCALNTMGASLFVHQHPDRAALVAETTRDFPGPRLLPMLAKELPLKWSARSRPSLDRPEDYYVALVDQTGDPHRPRTVLSADVTVEDRAGRLVAVLPDGTEFGLLDAYANTLTQRVMDRFTLRPEGEHTPRITIDKVVVARETWVFPVAEAAFAEEKGEAERFVRARHWQRVHDLPRFVFVVSPAEPRPFYVDFESPLYVTILAKAIRRLARKDPDARLTVSEMLPTPEQAWLTDDEGRTYTSELRFVAVDRSVTEPAGNGAP; from the coding sequence GTGCTGAACGGCCGGACAGGGCCGATCGCCTCACCCGAGCCCCGCCGAACCCCGTGGAAGGAGTTCCGCCATGTCGGACATCCCCGAGAACGTGCATCTGCCCGCCGGGGGTGGCGGCTGTGGGAGCACTTCGCACTGCGCGGCCCCGGTTTCCCCGCCGAAGGGGTCCTGCGCCTGGCCCCGCCCGGACTCGCCCTGGAGGCCGACAAGTTCGGCCCGCAGGAGGCCCTGGCCGGCCCCGAGTGGGACGCCTTCCGGGACACCTTCGCCACCGCGGCCGTCCACAGCGCCGAGCTGCTCCAGGAGATCGCCGCCATGCCGCGCTTCCGGGCGGCGGTGGCCTGGCAGAACCCGGCGGTGCTGCGCACCGGGATCAAGCCGTTCCTGGACTGGACGCCCACCGCGGCCGGACGCACCAGCATGCCGCGCCAGCGCGAGGAGTTGGTCGCCCACTACTGGCAGCGGTTCTGCGTCAAGAACGACACCATCGGCTTCTTCGGCCCCGTCGGCTGGGGCCGCTGGGACCTCGCGACGCGCGGCGTCACGGTCGACCCCGGCACCGGGTTCCTCGCCGACTCGCAGGTGTACTTCGCCAGTTGGGCGATCGACGCGCTGGCAAAGGCACTCGCCGAGGATCCCGCCCTGATGGCCTGGATCCCGCCCTCCCGGGTCTCCTTCGTCCGGGTCGCGGACGGCGCCGTACGGCTGCCGGGCCGCCCGCCGCAGGAGATCTCCGACGCCGACCGCGCCGTCCTGGAGCTCTGCGACGGCACCCGCACGGTCGCCGCGATCGCCGCGTCGCTCGGCACCGACCCGGCCGACACCGCCGACGCCGTCCGCCGGCTCGCCACCAGGCGCTGGGCGCACTGGCGGCTCGACGTGCCGGCCGGCACCCACCCGGAGCGCGCCCTGCGCGCCGTCCTCGACCGGATCGCCGATCCCGCGGTGCGCGAACCCGCCCTGGCCAAGCTCGCGGTACTGGAGCGCGGACGCGACGCCGTCCGCGACGCGGCGCTGGACGCCGACGCGCTGACCACCGCCCTCGGCGCGCTGGAGGCGGACTTCGCCCGGCTGACCGCGACCGACGCCCAGCGCGCCAAGGGCGAGCGCACCGCCCCCTGCCGCGGCCTGGTCTACTCCGACGCCCGCCGCGCGGCCACCGCCACCGTGGGCACCGCCGTCCTGGACGAACTCGCCCCGCTGGAACTGTGCCTGACCGCGGCCCGGTGGATGACCAACCGCTTCGCCGAAGCGGTCGGCGCCCGCATCCGCGCCGTCCACCAGCGGCTGAGCGCGGCCGGCGGGCCGGTCGACCTCGGCTCGCTGTGGCTGGAGTGCCTGCCCTCCCCGCACCCGGAGGCGGCCGGCGACATGGCCGCCGTCCAGGCCGAGCTGCGGACCCGGTGGGCGCGCATCCTGCAGGTGCCCGAGGGCGCCCGCCGGGTGCGGCGCACGGCCGCCGAACTCGCCGACCTCGTCCGGGAGGAGTTCGCCGAGCCCGGTGCCGGCTGGTCGCTGGCCCGCTACGTCAGCCCGGACGTGCTCGTCCTCGCCGAGGACCGGCAGGCCGTGGAACGCGGCGAGTTCGAGCTGGTGCTCGGTGAGATGCACTGCGCGCTCAACACCATGGGCGCCTCACTCTTCGTCCACCAGCACCCCGACCGGGCCGCGCTGGTGGCCGAGACCACCCGCGACTTCCCCGGCCCGCGGCTGCTGCCGATGCTGGCCAAGGAGCTCCCGCTCAAGTGGTCCGCCCGCAGCCGCCCCTCGCTGGACCGGCCCGAGGACTACTACGTCGCACTGGTCGACCAGACCGGCGACCCGCACCGGCCGCGCACCGTACTGAGCGCCGACGTCACGGTGGAGGACCGCGCCGGCCGACTGGTCGCCGTGCTCCCCGACGGCACCGAGTTCGGCCTGCTGGACGCCTACGCCAACACCCTCACCCAGCGGGTGATGGACCGCTTCACGCTGCGCCCCGAGGGCGAGCACACGCCCCGGATCACCATCGACAAGGTGGTCGTGGCCCGCGAGACCTGGGTCTTCCCGGTCGCCGAGGCGGCGTTCGCCGAGGAGAAGGGCGAGGCCGAGCGCTTCGTCCGGGCCCGCCACTGGCAGCGCGTCCACGATCTGCCGCGCTTCGTCTTCGTCGTCTCCCCGGCCGAACCCCGTCCGTTCTACGTGGACTTCGAGAGCCCGCTCTACGTCACCATCCTCGCCAAGGCGATCCGCCGGCTGGCCCGCAAGGACCCGGACGCCCGGCTCACCGTCAGCGAGATGCTGCCCACTCCCGAGCAGGCCTGGCTGACCGACGACGAGGGCCGCACCTACACCTCCGAACTGCGCTTCGTCGCCGTCGACCGGTCGGTGACCGAGCCCGCCGGGAACGGGGCACCGTGA
- a CDS encoding amino acid adenylation domain-containing protein, whose translation MRTFVDDIAGHAARHPGRVALSTPDGDLRYAELAARVETLAGALHARGARPETVCAVALDRGADAVAAVAAVVRTGAAFLTLDVDQPPARLAALVRSGGADLLLTTSALAARLELPVPGPPVLVDRPAPDAAAAPPAGPDPDTLAYVSHTSGSTGEPSAVLVEHRGLDSYLRFTAREFGLGPETVALQVAPLGYDASIRDTFAPLLAGGRVVVLPRADVLRPGPFGAAVRSHGVNTLLSTTPSFLSFLAGQPDAAGLLAGVRLVLSSGESLRPFLTAGGRSLIAGELVNQYGPTECTMTSTRYRVPAVPDTGADLVGTPIDGVVVRLLDDALAPVAEGAVGEVCIGGNGVARGYRGRPGRTAELFVPDPLGPPGSRLYRTGDLAAAGPDGLRYLGRTDRQVKIRGHRADPAEVEGVLLAHPQVAGAVVAAESDDQGRVFLVAHVAGALAGTTDAALRTHLGSALPPHLMPRRFVRHTHLPTTRSGKTDRRALSGSGGAR comes from the coding sequence ATGCGCACCTTCGTCGACGACATCGCCGGGCACGCCGCCCGGCACCCCGGCCGGGTGGCGCTCAGCACCCCCGACGGCGACCTCCGGTACGCCGAACTCGCCGCCCGCGTCGAGACGCTGGCCGGCGCCCTGCACGCCCGCGGCGCCCGGCCCGAGACGGTCTGCGCAGTGGCCCTGGACCGCGGCGCCGACGCGGTCGCGGCGGTGGCCGCCGTGGTGCGCACGGGCGCGGCCTTCCTCACCCTGGACGTGGACCAGCCGCCGGCCCGGCTGGCGGCACTCGTCCGCAGCGGCGGCGCCGACCTGCTGCTCACCACGTCCGCCCTCGCCGCCCGGCTCGAACTGCCCGTCCCCGGACCGCCGGTGCTCGTCGACCGGCCGGCACCGGACGCGGCCGCCGCACCGCCCGCCGGGCCCGATCCGGACACCCTCGCGTACGTCAGCCACACCTCCGGCTCGACCGGCGAACCCAGCGCCGTCCTGGTCGAGCACCGCGGCCTGGACTCCTACCTGCGCTTCACCGCCCGCGAGTTCGGCCTCGGCCCGGAGACCGTGGCACTCCAGGTCGCACCGCTCGGCTACGACGCGTCGATCCGGGACACCTTCGCCCCGCTGCTGGCGGGCGGGCGAGTGGTCGTCCTGCCCCGCGCGGACGTGCTGCGCCCCGGCCCGTTCGGCGCCGCGGTGCGCAGCCACGGCGTGAACACCCTGCTGAGCACCACCCCCTCCTTCCTCTCCTTCCTGGCCGGACAGCCGGACGCGGCCGGGCTGCTGGCGGGTGTCCGGCTGGTGCTCTCCAGCGGCGAGTCGCTGCGGCCCTTCCTGACCGCCGGCGGACGGTCCCTGATCGCGGGCGAGCTGGTCAACCAGTACGGCCCCACGGAGTGCACGATGACCTCCACCCGGTACCGGGTGCCGGCCGTCCCGGACACCGGCGCCGACCTCGTCGGCACGCCGATCGACGGGGTCGTCGTCCGGCTGCTCGACGACGCCCTCGCGCCGGTCGCCGAGGGCGCCGTCGGCGAGGTGTGCATCGGCGGGAACGGGGTGGCCCGCGGCTACCGCGGACGGCCCGGCCGCACCGCCGAACTCTTCGTCCCCGACCCGCTCGGCCCGCCCGGCAGCCGGCTCTACCGCACCGGCGACCTGGCCGCGGCCGGGCCCGACGGGCTCCGCTACCTGGGCCGCACCGACCGCCAGGTCAAGATCCGCGGCCACCGGGCCGACCCCGCCGAGGTGGAGGGCGTCCTGCTGGCCCACCCGCAGGTGGCCGGCGCGGTGGTCGCGGCCGAGAGCGACGACCAGGGCCGTGTGTTCCTGGTCGCGCACGTCGCCGGTGCGCTCGCCGGCACCACCGACGCGGCGCTCCGCACCCACCTCGGCAGCGCCCTGCCGCCGCACCTGATGCCCCGCCGGTTCGTCCGGCACACGCACCTGCCCACCACGCGCAGCGGCAAGACCGACCGCCGGGCGCTGTCCGGAAGCGGCGGCGCACGGTGA
- a CDS encoding threonine ammonia-lyase, which yields MTTAVTQLGPSDVHSAAGRIAGHVRRTPVLPLLPGVLIKAENRQHSGSFKLRGAANAVLALGADRIVTGSSGNHGIALARLAGTLGFRLTVVLAAGANPAKAALIQALGARTLTVPGGVAEREVRARDLAQETGAAFVPSSDHPLIVAGQGTVGSEILADVPDIDTVYVPTGGGGLLAGVCLAAYGRPVRVVGVEPAATPRYARSLAAGRPLRLPPSATVADGLRGQQPGLVPYPIIRDRVDDLVAVADSEILAATALLGRCGVEAEPSGAVALAGALRAGRRGDRAVAVVSGGNTTAALRAATVRSPSRSSHDHRRHHRPDRHDRGPAGHRLPGVPRRARPRP from the coding sequence ATGACCACCGCCGTCACCCAACTGGGCCCCTCCGACGTGCACTCGGCCGCCGGGCGGATCGCCGGACACGTCCGGCGCACCCCGGTGCTCCCGCTGCTGCCCGGTGTGCTGATCAAGGCCGAGAACCGCCAGCACAGCGGCTCGTTCAAGCTGCGCGGTGCCGCCAACGCCGTTCTCGCGCTCGGCGCCGACCGGATCGTCACCGGTTCCTCCGGCAACCACGGCATCGCGCTGGCGCGGCTGGCCGGCACCCTCGGGTTCCGGCTGACGGTCGTCCTCGCGGCCGGCGCCAACCCGGCCAAGGCGGCGCTCATCCAGGCGCTCGGCGCACGCACCCTGACGGTGCCGGGCGGCGTGGCCGAACGCGAGGTCAGGGCGCGCGACCTGGCGCAGGAGACGGGCGCCGCGTTCGTCCCGTCCTCCGACCACCCGCTGATCGTGGCGGGCCAGGGCACGGTCGGCAGCGAGATCCTCGCCGACGTGCCAGACATCGACACCGTCTACGTCCCCACCGGGGGCGGCGGACTGCTCGCCGGGGTCTGCCTCGCGGCGTACGGCAGGCCCGTCCGGGTGGTGGGCGTCGAACCCGCCGCCACGCCCCGCTACGCCCGCTCGCTGGCCGCCGGCCGGCCGCTGCGGCTGCCGCCGAGCGCAACCGTCGCCGACGGGCTCCGCGGCCAGCAGCCGGGCCTCGTGCCCTACCCGATCATCCGCGACCGGGTCGACGACCTCGTCGCGGTCGCCGACTCCGAGATCCTCGCCGCCACCGCTCTGCTGGGCCGGTGCGGGGTCGAGGCCGAGCCCAGCGGAGCCGTCGCCCTGGCCGGGGCGCTGCGCGCCGGCCGTCGCGGCGACCGCGCCGTTGCCGTCGTCTCCGGCGGCAACACCACCGCGGCCCTGCGGGCCGCGACCGTCCGTTCCCCCTCAAGGAGCTCGCATGACCACCGTCGACACCACCGTCCTGACCGCCACGACCGAGGACCTGCTGGTCACCGTCTTCCGGGAGTCCCTCGGCGCGCCCGGCCTCGACCGTGA
- a CDS encoding acyl carrier protein gives MTTVDTTVLTATTEDLLVTVFRESLGAPGLDRDSDFYEAGGDSLTAFQITSRLQEALGVEVPVALVFAYPTPADLAAVVDADFAQA, from the coding sequence ATGACCACCGTCGACACCACCGTCCTGACCGCCACGACCGAGGACCTGCTGGTCACCGTCTTCCGGGAGTCCCTCGGCGCGCCCGGCCTCGACCGTGACAGCGACTTCTACGAGGCCGGCGGCGACTCGCTCACCGCGTTCCAGATCACCAGCCGGCTGCAGGAGGCGCTCGGGGTGGAGGTGCCGGTCGCCCTGGTGTTCGCCTACCCGACCCCGGCCGACCTCGCCGCCGTCGTCGACGCCGACTTCGCCCAGGCGTGA
- a CDS encoding lantibiotic dehydratase — protein MGAVRAARAGFPADGVLRLAPAGLAEAADKFGPREQLAGERWDGFAAGFAEAAVETSRALQDIARTPAFREAVAWQNRPVLDSGIRPFLDWTPTAAGRTSMPRQREELVAHYWQRFCVKNDTIGFFGPVGWGRWDPGTEGLAVDPGRGLVAGTEVYFASWAIDALAATIGADPALRPWVAPRRVPFVRLDGDRVVVPGRPPQPVDPQAAAVLALCDGTRPARAIATALPDTDVPAVLADLVARRWVVHRLEVPAGARPERALRAWLEGVGDPAPRQRGLAALDVLELARARVRAAEGADAVVAALTALEGVFVALTETAAVREKAAGTAPCRSVVYADCRRSATARLGPAVRDALAPLAPLLASAGWLTARLAAEVMSRAREVYAGLAARGPVDLAAFWFACMPVLHGDARVAAARLQDEFQAHWAAIVAAPPGARRVRLTLDDVAGPVRERFGESGGGWTAAHYLSPDVMVAADSPEAAARGDVDLVLGELHLAANTLGASLFVHQHPDPGELLALTDRDHPGPRLMPLLPKEHRSRLSTRVRHALVRPVDHQVALVDFTAEPGREHTAMSADVAVTERDGELVVVLPDGAEFPAVDVFAHVLTTLAMDLFKILPEADRAPRVTVDRLVVARETWRLPAAGPAFATEKDEGRRFVRARHWREEHGLPRFVFVVSPTESRPFYVDFDSPVYVTVLAKAMRRLARKDPDGRITVTEMLPTPEQTWLTDDQGGTYTSELRLVAVDEA, from the coding sequence GTGGGAGCAGTTCGCGCTGCGCGGGCCGGGTTCCCGGCCGACGGCGTGCTGCGGCTGGCACCGGCCGGACTCGCCGAGGCCGCCGACAAGTTCGGGCCACGGGAGCAGCTCGCGGGCGAGCGGTGGGACGGCTTCGCCGCCGGGTTCGCCGAGGCCGCCGTGGAGACCTCGCGCGCCCTCCAGGACATCGCCCGCACGCCCGCCTTCCGGGAGGCGGTGGCGTGGCAGAACCGGCCGGTGCTCGACTCGGGCATCAGGCCGTTCCTCGACTGGACGCCCACCGCGGCCGGACGCACCAGCATGCCGCGCCAGCGCGAGGAGTTGGTCGCCCACTACTGGCAGCGGTTCTGCGTCAAGAACGACACCATCGGCTTCTTCGGCCCCGTCGGCTGGGGCCGCTGGGACCCCGGTACCGAAGGCCTGGCCGTCGATCCGGGCCGCGGGCTGGTCGCCGGAACCGAGGTGTACTTCGCCAGTTGGGCGATCGACGCGCTGGCCGCCACGATCGGCGCCGACCCGGCGCTCCGGCCGTGGGTGGCGCCCCGGCGGGTGCCGTTCGTCCGGCTGGACGGCGACCGGGTCGTGGTCCCGGGCCGGCCGCCGCAGCCCGTCGACCCGCAGGCCGCGGCCGTGCTGGCGCTCTGCGACGGCACCCGGCCGGCCCGCGCGATCGCCACCGCGCTGCCGGACACCGACGTGCCCGCCGTCCTGGCCGACCTGGTGGCCCGCCGGTGGGTGGTCCACCGGCTGGAGGTCCCGGCCGGCGCACGGCCCGAACGCGCCCTGCGGGCCTGGCTGGAGGGGGTGGGCGACCCGGCTCCCCGGCAGCGCGGGCTGGCCGCCCTGGACGTCCTGGAACTCGCCCGGGCCCGGGTGCGGGCCGCCGAGGGCGCGGACGCCGTGGTGGCCGCCCTCACCGCGCTGGAGGGGGTGTTCGTCGCCCTCACCGAGACCGCCGCGGTGCGGGAGAAGGCGGCCGGCACGGCACCCTGCCGGTCGGTCGTGTACGCCGACTGCCGCCGGTCCGCGACCGCCCGGCTCGGCCCGGCCGTCCGGGACGCACTGGCCCCGCTGGCGCCCCTGCTGGCCAGTGCCGGATGGCTGACGGCGCGGCTCGCCGCCGAGGTCATGTCCCGGGCCCGCGAGGTGTACGCCGGGCTCGCCGCCCGGGGGCCGGTGGACCTGGCCGCGTTCTGGTTCGCCTGCATGCCCGTCCTGCACGGCGACGCCCGGGTGGCGGCGGCGCGGCTCCAGGACGAGTTCCAGGCGCACTGGGCGGCGATCGTGGCCGCGCCGCCGGGTGCCCGGCGGGTGCGGCTGACGCTCGACGACGTGGCCGGCCCCGTCCGCGAACGCTTCGGGGAGAGCGGCGGCGGCTGGACGGCGGCGCACTACCTCAGCCCGGACGTGATGGTGGCCGCGGACTCCCCGGAGGCCGCCGCCCGCGGCGACGTCGACCTGGTGCTCGGCGAACTCCACCTGGCGGCCAACACCCTGGGCGCCTCGCTCTTCGTCCACCAGCACCCCGACCCGGGCGAACTCCTCGCCCTCACCGACCGCGACCACCCCGGCCCCCGGCTCATGCCGCTGCTGCCCAAGGAGCACCGCTCCCGGCTCTCCACGCGGGTGCGGCACGCGCTCGTCCGGCCGGTGGACCACCAGGTCGCGCTGGTCGACTTCACGGCCGAACCGGGCCGGGAGCACACGGCGATGAGTGCGGACGTGGCGGTGACCGAACGCGACGGCGAGCTCGTCGTGGTGCTGCCGGACGGCGCCGAGTTCCCTGCCGTGGACGTGTTCGCGCACGTCCTCACCACCCTGGCGATGGACCTGTTCAAGATCCTTCCGGAGGCCGACCGCGCACCGCGGGTCACCGTGGACCGGCTCGTGGTGGCCCGGGAGACCTGGCGGCTGCCCGCCGCCGGACCCGCCTTCGCGACCGAGAAGGACGAGGGCCGCCGGTTCGTCCGGGCCCGGCACTGGCGGGAGGAACACGGGCTGCCCCGCTTCGTGTTCGTGGTCTCGCCCACCGAGTCCCGGCCCTTCTACGTCGACTTCGACAGCCCGGTCTACGTCACCGTCCTCGCCAAGGCGATGCGCCGGCTGGCCCGCAAGGACCCGGACGGGCGGATCACCGTCACGGAGATGCTGCCCACGCCGGAACAGACCTGGCTGACCGACGACCAGGGCGGAACCTATACCTCCGAACTGCGGCTGGTCGCGGTCGACGAGGCGTAG